The Brassica napus cultivar Da-Ae chromosome C7, Da-Ae, whole genome shotgun sequence genome has a segment encoding these proteins:
- the LOC106432750 gene encoding tubby-like F-box protein 2, giving the protein MSFKSILRDLKEVRDGLGGISKRTWSKSSHIAPDHTVTPSENIPQSPWASLPPELLHEIIRRVEESEASWPARAAVVSCASVCKSWRGITMETVRVPEQCGKLTFPISLKQPGPRDLPIQCFIKRNRATATYILYYGLMPSETEKDKLLLAARRVRRATCTDFVISLSAKNFSRRSSTYVGKLRSGFLGTKFTIYDNQTASSTAQAQPKQASPKLPATSYTSGSITYELNVLRTRGPRRMHCVMDSIPLSSVISEPSLVKEEVSSGETSSTHKENISLDQPLVLKNKSPRWHEQLQCWCLNFKGRVTVASVKNFQLVADIDPSLDALPEEHERVILQFGKIGKDIFTMDYRYPLSAFQAFAICISSFDTKPACEG; this is encoded by the exons ATGTCTTTTAAAAGCATCCTTCGTGATCTGAAGGAAGTGAGGGATGGACTTGGAGGGATCTCTAAGCGAACCTGGTCAAAGTCTTCCCACATTGCTCCTGATCATACAGTGACACCGTCGGAGAACATCCCTCAGAGCCCCTGGGCTTCTTTGCCGCCTGAGTTGCTCCATGAGATTATCAGGAGGGTTGAAGAGAGCGAGGCCTCTTGGCCCGCTCGAGCGGCCGTTGTCTCTTGTGCTTCTGTCTGTAAATCGTGGAGAGGAATCACAATGGAGACTGTGAGAGTCCCTGAGCAGTGTGGGAAACTCACTTTCCCTATCTCATTGAAACAG CCGGGTCCGCGAGACCTTCCTATTCAATGCTTTATTAAAAGGAACAGAGCAACAGCTACATATATTCTCTACTATGGCTTGATGCCTT CTGAGACGGAGAAGGACAAGCTATTGTTAGCAGCAAGAAGGGTTAGAAGAGCTACATGCACTGACTTTGTAATCTCACTTTCTGCAAAAAACTTCTCACGGAGAAGCAGCACTTATGTTGGCAAGCTAAG GTCTGGTTTTCTAGGAACCAAGTTCACAATATATGACAACCAAACAGCATCATCCACTGCACAAGCTCAACCTAAGCAAGCATCTCCTAAGTTACCTGCTACTAGCTATACCTCAGGAAGCATAACCTACGAGCTCAATGTTCTTCGGACAAGGGGACCTAGAAGAATGCATTGCGTTATGGACTCTATACCGCTCTCTTCTGTTATCTCTGAGCCATCATTAGTTAAAGAAGAAGTATCTTCAGGCGAAACCAGCTCAACACACAAAGAGAATATCTCTTTGGATCAGCCGCTGGTTCTCAAAAACAAATCCCCGAGATGGCACGAGCAGTTGCAGTGCTGGTGCCTCAACTTCAAGGGGAGAGTGACCGTTGCTTCGGTCAAGAACTTCCAGCTTGTGGCAGACATTGACCCTTCTTTAGATGCGCTGCCTGAAGAGCATGAGAGAGTGATCTTACAGTTTGGCAAAATCGGCAAGGACATTTTCACCATGGATTATCGTTATCCTCTCTCCGCTTTTCAAGCTTTTGCTATATGCATCAGCAGCTTTGACACCAAACCGGCTTGCGAAGGTTAA
- the LOC125590370 gene encoding uncharacterized protein LOC125590370, which produces MCNVFLWNGARNSAMGAKIAWDSVCTPKEAGGLGLKRLEDWNKVLGLKLIWLIFTSGGSLWVSSSFWHDNWTSLGPLIELVRERRPQVSGLRREAVVAEALTSDGWWLARSRSRSPTIALLKACLPNAQEIMESEEDDMYIWFPEPGRDIGVFSASDTWRAMHPSPIEVFWHEVVWFTGRIPKNVSLLGLQLETECNQVWAFFVSRLNLVSPQSFKAVLRWLKAPTRNKNVTLIIRLIHQAVLCLVWKERNKRIHTAVEKPPGTLIAETQQIVKLRLDPPTRRQITPQGQDLVLATWFSFFAG; this is translated from the exons ATGTGCAATGTGTTCTTATGGAATGGTGCTCGAAACTCAGCTATGGGTGCTAAGATTGCTTGGGATTCTGTCTGTACGCCTAAAGAAGCAGGTGGTTTGGGTCTAAAGCGCTTAGAAGATTGGAATAAGGTTCTTGGATTGAAGTTGATCTGGCTTATTTTCACATCAGGAGGGTCGTTATGGGTTTCTT CAAGCTTCTGGCACGATAATTGGACTTCCCTTGGTCCTCTTATCGAGCTGGTTAGAGAAAGAAGACCTCAGGTGTCGGGTTTAAGAAGAGAGGCAGTTGTGGCGGAGGCGTTAACGAGTGATGGATGGTGGCTGGCGCGCAGCAGAAGTAGAAGCCCCACGATCGCTTTGTTGAAAGCGTGTTTACCAAATGCCCAGGAGATAATGGAATCTGAAGAGGACGACATGTATATCTGGTTTCCTGAACCGGGAAGAGATATTGGCGTTTTCTCAGCGAGTGATACGTGGAGAGCTATGCATCCTTCTCCAATAGAAGTGTTTTGGCATGAGGTTGTGTGGTTCACTGGAAGAATCCCCAAGAATGTTTCATTACTTGGGTTGCAGCTAGAGACAGAATG TAATCAAGTATGGGCGTTCTTTGTTTCTCGTTTGAACCTCGTCTCTCCTCAGAGTTTTAAAGCAGTGTTGCGTTGGTTGAAAGCGCCAACGAGAAACAAGAATGTGACGCTGATTATTAGACTCATACATCAAGCGGTTTTATGCTTGGTGTGGAAGGAGAGGAATAAGAGAATTCATACAGCGGTGGAGAAGCCACCAGGAACTCTTATAGCTGAGACTCAACAGATAGTCAAACTCAGATTGGACCCTCCGACTCGTAGGCAGATAACTCCTCAGGGACAAGACTTGGTGCTAGCTACTTGGTTCTCATTCTTTGCAGGTTGA
- the LOC125590371 gene encoding uncharacterized protein LOC125590371 gives MSELVKSGFIVDKDFKTLDFCEHCIIGKSHKQSFPKAKHVTNGILEYVHSDLWGSPSTPDNLAGPKYFVTFIDDFSKKVWIYFLKTKDEVFSKFREWKAEVETKTEKKVKCLRTDNGLEFCNKQFDDYCKKAGIKRHRTCTYTPQQNGVSERMNRTILTFGCTAYVHITEEKTGPRAIKGVFVGYPMGTKGYRVWIEEEGRCRTIRNVVFNEDELGPSPSAESEGTSDQGGEESSSSSNSSSDEEQDHEVDSERDHESESGDTETLDTYVLARDRERRHNVRPPSRYEDGNFVAYALNVIDDLEVQEPKS, from the exons ATGTCAGAACTTGTCAAAAGTGGATTTATTGTCGACAAGGATTTTAAGACCCTGGATTTCTGTGAACATTGTATCATTGGGAAGTCACACAAGCAAAGCTTTCCTAAAGCTAAACATGTGACTAATGGCATTCTGGAGTATGTTCATTCTGACCTATGGGGTTCTCCTTCTACACCAGACAACCTTGCTGGACCTAAGTACTTTgttacttttattgatgatttttcaaaaaaagtctGGATTTATTTTCTGAAGACTAAGGATGAGGTATTTTCTAAGTTCAGGGAATGGAAGGCTGAAGTTGAAACTAAGACAGAGAAGAAAGTCAAGTGTTTGAGAACAGACAATGGTTTGGAGTTCTGTAATAAACAGTTTGATGATTACTGCAAGAAGGCTGGGATTAAGAGGCATAGAACCTGCACTTACACTCCGCAGCAGAATGGAGTTTCAGAAAGAATGAACAGAACAATTTT AACGTTTGGATGCACTGCTTATGTGCACATAACCGAGGAGAAAACGGGACCTAGAGCCATCAAGGGAGTGTTTGTAGGATACCCTATGGGCACCAAAGGTTACAGGGTTTGGATAGAGGAGGAAGGCAGATGCAGAACAATCAGAAACGTTGTCTTCAACGAGGATGAGCT AGGGCCCTCTCCTTCTGCCGAATCCGAAGGCACATCTGATCAAGGTGGAGAAGAATCATCTTCTAGCTCTAACAGCTCAAGTGACGAAGAACAAGATCACGAGGTTGATAGTGAGCGTGATCACGAGAGTGAGAGTGGTGACACTGAAACTCTAGACACCTATGTTCTAGCACGAGATAGGGAAAGGAGACATAACGTGAGACCACCATCTCGATATGAGGATGGGAACTTTGTGGCTTATGCGCTCAATGTGATTGATGATTTAGAAGTTCAGGAACCAAAATCCTAA
- the LOC125590369 gene encoding uncharacterized protein LOC125590369, with the protein MLAQESVLLQTSELKDHVVAYFHGRRPSAAKILADLNPVWGKFGSIIADRCAFLVYPWTADGNLAAQELLFAPTWAVLKNVPPQLYSLNGISVVASGIGDPLHTEKSRLDPYHFGDTKVKVEIDLSKSPPEVVEVRGTQGNSVRINVEYPSLPPKCINCGKFGHLMNRCHKPPMKRSHSQKPEKVISVVKSGEDVSLAPQGALVGVEVQNEESKDKKLRARSRSRRRSQSRARAKARAPSSPPEVSPAEVSGEQVVETLGMVEKESFYLEEKELSSGEGSGASEKPLGEDLLQLEEGEIREVSRAGDSKSLAIKVVDLNLRFDEDKSLWLTKHSKNYRRALRQMALCEWLEVGCKDTSVGALLETHIQENNFLGVLGAVAPGWRYDNYYSEAVGGRIWLLWNPSLSVVVYLRTDQLILCGVFDPASGTNCTVAFVYAHNSEAEWRNMWRDLVSITSNSLVSAIPLIILGDFNQILTAAEHFSLFPYELPIRGMEDFQRCLEETNLSDMDIRGTFFSWSNRRPEDPILRKLDRMICSEKWREIYPEAVSVFEAPGDSDYYPAVVSFSSASQARKCSFKYFSFLSSHLRFLSEIRKTREEPIPVGSCPQEVADKLIIISSEEDIKTTLFAMPKNKAPGPDGYSAEFFWEAWEIVGKDDWSGQIILHNWSDVETVQYHCYFSDP; encoded by the exons ATGCTAGCGCAGGAGTCAGTGCTTCTACAAACGTCGGAGCTCAAAGACCATGTTGTGGCTTATTTCCACGGTCGTCGACCCTCGGCAGCGAAGATTCTCGCAGATCTGAACCCAGTTTGGGGGAAGTTCGGGAGCATTATT GCTGACAGGTGCGCTTTCTTGGTGTATCCTTGGACTGCTGATGGAAACTTAGCTGCGCAGGAGCTTCTGTTTGCACCGACGTGGGCAGTGCTTAAGAACGTTCCTCCTCAGTTGTACTCCCTTAACGGCATTAGTGTTGTTGCCAGTGGTATTGGTGATCCGCTCCACACTGAAAAGTCTCGCTTGGACCCATATCACTTTGGTGATACCAAAGTCAAGGTTGAGATTGATTTATCGAAATCTCCTCCAGAGGTGGTTGAAGTTAGGGGTACTCAAGGAAATTCGGTCAGGATTAACGTAGAGTACCCCAGTCTCCCGCCTAAATGCATTAACTGCGGCAAGTTTGGTCATCTGATGAATCGCTGTCACAAACCCCCTATGAAAAGAAGTCATTCTCAGAAACCAGAAAAAGTGATCAGTGTGGTGAAGTCGGGGGAGGATGTCTCTTTAGCGCCTCAGGGGGCGTTAGTAGGAGTAGAAGTGCAGAATGAGGAGAGTAAGGATAAGAAGCTCAGGGCTCGTTCGAGATCACGGAGAAGGTCACAGTCTAGAGCAAGAGCTAAAGCGAGGGCTCCGAGTTCTCCTCCTGAAGTCTCTCCTGCAGAAGTCTCAGGTGAGCAAGTTGTGGAGACTCTAGGAATGGTTGAGAAGGAGAGTTTTTATTTGGAGGAAAAGGAGTTGAGTTCAGGGGAAGGCTCTGGTGCCAGTGAGAAGCCTTTGGGTGAGGATCTGCTTCAACTGGAGGAAGGGGAGATTCGTGAGGTTTCAAGAGCGGGTGATAGTAAGAGCCTAGCAATAAAAGTAGTGGATTTGAATTTGCGGTTTGATGAGGACAAGTCACTGTGGCTTACCAAGCACTCTAAGAACTATAGGCGCGCTCTGAGGCAGATGGCACTTTG CGAGTGGTTAGAAGTTGGTTGCAAGGACACGTCGGTTGGAGCTTTACTTGAAACTCATATACAAGAGAATAATTTTTTAGGGGTTTTAGGAGCTGTTGCTCCAGGTTGGAGATATGACAATTATTATTCGGAAGCTGTAGGAGGAAGAATTTGGCTCTTGTGGAATCCGTCTTTGTCAGTAGTGGTCTATCTAAGGACGGATCAGTTGATCTTATGTGGGGTGTTTGATCCAGCTTCAGGTACTAATTGCACTGTTGCTTTCGTGTATGCGCATAACTCAGAAGCGGAATGGCGTAATATGTGGAGGGATCTAGTGTCTATTACTAGTAATTCCTTGGTTTCTGCCATTCCACTGATAATTTTGGGGGACTTTAATCAAATTCTAACGGCGGCTGAGCATTTTTCTCTGTTCCCGTACGAGCTGCCAATCAGAGGTATGGAGGATTTTCAGCGCTGTTTAGAAGAGACTAACCTATCAGATATGGACATCAGGGGCACCTTCTTCTCCTGGTCCAATAGGCGTCCAGAGGACCCAATTCTCAGGAAGCTAGATAGGATGATTTGCAGCGAAAAGTGGAGGGAGATCTATCCAGAGGCTGTTAGCGTCTTTGAAGCGCCGGGAGATTCTGATTATTATCCTGCAGTGGTTTCATTCTCTTCGGCTTCTCAGGCTAGGAAGTGcagttttaaatatttctcCTTCTTATCTTCGCATCTGAGATTCTTATCTGAGATCAGGAAGACGAGGGAGGAGCCTATTCCCGTTGGCTC GTGCCCTCAAGAAGTTGCTGACAAACTGATCATCATTTCTTCGGAGGAGGACATCAAGACAACTCTGTTTGCTATGCCAAAGAACAAAGCACCAGGCCCTGATGGCTACTCAGCGGAATTCTTTTGGGAAGCATGGGAGATTGTAGGAAAGGATGACTGGAGCGGTCAAATAATTCTTCACAACTGGTCGGATGTTGAGACAGTTCAATACCACTGTTATTTCTCTGATCCCTAA
- the LOC125590372 gene encoding uncharacterized protein LOC125590372, whose amino-acid sequence MATSNDGSSSGEDREATEATPASFPVTPTPLQPVSIETIKARLAQQDAAQKAATDQIAALAKILAPLATNVEASTAQYRRHLFNTERATGAAPTQTANQDVADDDVAQTPVSLDAHTKNELTALKQSMLDINSKIHHITTSAPQIERVLAESLRTPFTKKITTVRLRKMEKLRLPTFDGVSDPFAHVTSFDITMRRANLSDEEKDAGFCQLFVKTLEGIALNWFTGLQQNSVDSFHDLSTAFLKNYIMFTRQEATATDLWNLNHANGQSLRDFMEKFKSIVSKVDVPDHIAVESLMNTLHIKSPFRADLYRHPTRSVPDAIARSNNFIRMEEDTRAKAAKEAAGK is encoded by the coding sequence ATGGCGACGAGTAACGACGGCTCGTCCTCTGGAGAAGATCGTGAAGCCACCGAAGCAACGCCGGCGTCCTTCCCTGTGACTCCGACACCACTTCAACCCGTTTCAATAGAAACTATCAAGGCGCGCCTTGCGCAGCAAGACGCAGCCCAGAAAGCGGCAACCGACCAAATCGCAGCGCTTGCAAAGATCTTAGCCCCCCTCGCTACGAACGTAGAAGCTTCGACGGCACAGTACCGAAGACATCTGTTTAACACAGAAAGAGCGACCGGTGCAGCACCAACGCAGACTGCCAACCAAGATGTCGCCGATGATGACGTGGCCCAAACCCCGGTCAGCCTTGATGCGCATACGAAAAACGAGCTCACCGCGCTGAAACAGTCGATGCTGGATATAAACTCCAAGATCCATCATATCACTACGTCTGCCCCTCAGATCGAGCGAGTCCTAGCAGAATCTCTCCGGACACCGTTCACCAAAAAGATAACGACGGTCCGCCTCCGAAAGATGGAAAAGCTCCGTCTTCCAACCTTCGACGGTGTATCCGACCCTTTTGCTCACGTCACATCCTTCGATATCACGATGCGACGCGCGAACCTCTCTGATGAGGAAAAAGACGCCGGCTTTTGTCAACTTTTCGTCAAAACCCTAGAAGGTATCGCTCTTAACTGGTTCACCGGTCTTCAGCAGAACTCCGTTGATAGTTTTCACGACCTCTCGACGGCTTTCCTCAAAAACTACATCATGTTCACTCGACAAGAAGCCACCGCCACGGATCTTTGGAATCTCAACCACGCGAACGGACAGAGCTTGAGAGATTTTATGGAGAAGTTCAAATCCATTGTCTCGAAAGTCGACGTACCAGATCATATAGCCGTGGAGTCATTGATGAACACCCTCCACATTAAGTCACCATTTCGGGCCGACCTTTACCGACACCCGACGAGATCAGTACCAGATGCCATCGCTCGATCCAATAACTTCATTCGAATGGAGGAGGATACTAGGGCCAAGGCGGCCAAAGAAGCTGCAGGGAAATAG